GCCGGCGGCGTGGACGCCGCGCTCACGGAGATCGCCGGGGCCGACGGCGTGGCGCGGTTGATGGACGGCGGGCGCTACCGCCGCGACGTGTACTGACGACGGGTCAGACGTCGCTCCATTGGCGGAGCAGGTTGTGATAGTGGCCGGTGAGGCCCACGATCTCGGGGCCGTCGCCCACGCGTTGCCGCAGCGACTGGATGTTGCGGTCCAGTTCGAACAGCATCGAGCGGCGCCAGTCGTCGCGCACCATGCTCTGCACCCAGAAGAACGAACACACCCGCGCGCCGCGGGTGACAGGCTCGACCCGGTGCACGCTCGAGGCCGGGTAGACGATCAGGTCGCCGGCCGGCAGCTTGACCTCGTGGGTGCCGTAGCTGTCCACCACCACCAGCTCGCCGCCGTCGTACTCCTCGGGCTGCGTGAGGAACAGCGTGCACGAGATGTCGGTGCGCAGGCGCAGGTTCGTGCCGGGCACCGAACGCACCGACCCGTCGATGTGGTCGCCGTAGTGTTCGCCGCCTTCGTAGCGGTTGAAGAGGGGCGGCACGGTGCGCAGCGGCAGCGCGGCCGAGAAGTACAGCGGCTGCGCGGCGAGCGCGTTCAGCACGATGGCGCCCAGTTCCCGCGACACCGGCGACGACTCGGGCAGCTGCCGGTTGCGCTTCACGAGCGCGCCTTGCGGGCCCACCGTCTCGCGTCC
This genomic stretch from Piscinibacter gummiphilus harbors:
- a CDS encoding Fe2+-dependent dioxygenase, with translation MMLHVPNVLTLDQVADLRRRLDATDWVDGRETVGPQGALVKRNRQLPESSPVSRELGAIVLNALAAQPLYFSAALPLRTVPPLFNRYEGGEHYGDHIDGSVRSVPGTNLRLRTDISCTLFLTQPEEYDGGELVVVDSYGTHEVKLPAGDLIVYPASSVHRVEPVTRGARVCSFFWVQSMVRDDWRRSMLFELDRNIQSLRQRVGDGPEIVGLTGHYHNLLRQWSDV